The following DNA comes from Marinilactibacillus sp. Marseille-P9653.
TGTACTTCACTATTCAGTCCAGTTAGACACATCTACGAAAGGTGCATCTGTCCATAGTCTTTCCAATTGATAAAATTCTCTTTCCTCTTGGTTGAATAAGTGGACGATCACTTCTCCTAAATCAATCAATATCCAGTTTCCGCCGTCCTTACCTTCGACATTTCTAACTTCAACTTGATTTTCTTCTGCTGCATCTTTAATAGCTTCTGTTATCGCAGAAATTTGTCTTTCATTATTTCCATGTGTGACAACAAAATAATCAGCCAGTAAAGAAACACCTCTCATATCAAGTGCGACGATTTCTTCGGATAGTTTGTCATCTGCTGCTTTTACTACGAATTCTAGAATTTGCTCTGCTGTTTTAGTCATGTAATTCCTCCTGTTTTTGTACGACCCATGCATTATATGTTTCAATGGCTTTTGGGTAGATTTTTACGTTTTTATTTAATAAGTGCTTCAGTGTTTTGAACGTCGCATAGGCTATGCCTTTTTCCATATCTATTTCAGCTAGTTTTCTAGCTTTATCAACACCTTTAAAGGTGCGATTGGGCTCGATATAGTCTGCTAGATAGATGATCTGCTCAACAATTCCCATATGAGGAGAGCCTACAGTATGATGACGTATTGCATCCAATATGTCCTGATCTTGAATGGAGAACTGATTTCTAACAACTACAGCGCCTACTGGTCCATGCCAGATATTGTTACCATACTGAAGCAATTCCAGGTCCATATTTTCACTGATAATGATATCTCGCATCTCTTCGTCAGATTGTTCTTTTGCGAAATCATGAAGCAATGCCGCAATACTCACTTGCTCAAGATTCGCTCCATATCTTTCAGCTAGTTCTAGAGCGGCTTGTTCTACCCCTTTAACATGAGTGAAGCGTTTATCACTCATTACTTGGCTGACTTGTTCGAGAAGCTCTTCTCTAGAAAGGTCGATATATGCATTAGAATACGTTACTGTTTTAAGTTTCAATGTCATACAACCCTTCCTTTTCGATATATTGGATGACTGAATCAGGTATAAGGTAATTCACTGAACAGTGATCCATTATTTTCTGACGAACTAGACTAGAGCTAATTTCAATATTTGGAACATCAATAAAGATTAGCGGATACTCTGTTTCGACCGAATAGGACGGCCGATTGACCGCAACAAATTGTATAAGGTTGATCAATTCTTCTACTTTATACCATGTGGGGAGGTTTTCAACCATATCTGCCCCAATAATAAAATAATAGTCTATTTCTGGATTTTCTTCAGTTAACCTACGAATGGTGTCGTAAGTATAACTCTTTCCACCACGCTGGATCTCAGACAATTCAACCTCAAAGTCCGGTCGTTCAGCTATCGCTTGCTCAACCATTTTGACTCTGTGTTTTGCATCGATTGTTTTTTTGCCTTGTGCATGCGGAGGTTCAGCGGATGGAAGAAAAAGAATCTTTTCAAGTCCAAGCTGATTCTTGACCTGATCTGCTATAATCAAATGGCCCAAATGTGGCGGATTGAATGTTCCACCTAGAATACCAACTTTTTTTCTTTCATCTAACAGCGTACTCTCAAACATCACTTGAGGTTCAATGACTTTAGATAGTTTTTCAGACACTTTCCTTCGCCTTCCTTACTCTTTCTTTTCGTTAATTTGAGCGGGGTAATCTAGTTGAATAAGCTTGGTACTTTTCTTTTTTAGATGGTTTGAACAATACAAGTACTTTACCAATCGTTTGCACAACGTCTATAGAAGAATGATCTTCAATGAAAGCTTTCGCTTCTTTAGGCTCTAAATCTGTGTTTTGAAGTAATTGAACTTTCATCAATTCTCTGTTCTCGATTGATTCTTCAAATTCTGCTACCATTTCTTCTGTTAGACCGTTTTTTCCGATCTGGAAGATTGGAGACATTTCGTTAGCTTGTGCTCTTAAAAATCTTTTTTGCTTTCCAGTGAGTTTCATAGTTTTGTCCTTCCTTGAATCTGCTTAGTTTCGTTAAATTAATGATTTTCTGATTATGATATCGACGCCTTTAGGAGCCCATCCGGCAACTTTTGTTCCAGCATGTTCGATTGAGATCCAACCTAATCCAGAAAACACTAAATCAGTAGGTTCTTTGATCATAAATTCGAATCGTTTTAATTCTGGAAGTGTATCTAGACTTTCTTCGAAAGGAGGCGTTAACACTGCCCCTTTTTGTCTTGCATACAGGTCATCCGCTTTTTCTAGTTTTGTTCTGTGTATAGTCAATTCATTGGATAAATAACAAACAAAAGGTTGCTTACCGTTACCCTTGATATAGTCAAATCTTGCTAATCCACCAAGAAACAGTGTTTGCTCTTCGTTTAATTGATATACTTTTGGTTTAATTTCTTTTCTAGGTGTTACGTACTTCAGTTCTTTTGGAGTTAGATAATGGGCAATTTGAGAAGATTGAATAATTCCTGGTGTATCGACTAGTACGTGGTTATCATCCAGAGGTATTTCTATCTTACCAAGTGTTGTACCAGGGAAATAAGATGTTGTAATCACATCTTCAGTATCCGTAGCGAGCTTAATAATTTGATTAATCAGGGTTGATTTACCAACATTTGTCGTCCCAACGACATATACATCTTGTCCATTACGTTCTTTGTCGATCATTTTCATTAATGCTTCTACTGAATCAGCTTTGACCGCACTAGTTAAGAAAACTGCTTTTGGGTGTAAACCTGCTTCATGAGCTCGTTCTGTAAGCCACTGTCTCATTTTTCCTTCTTTTAAAGATTTAGGAAGCAAGTCTGTTTTGTTTCCTACTAGAATCACCGGATTATTTCCAGCAAATCGTTGAATTCCAGGAATAAAACTTCCATTGAAATCAAAAATATCTACAATATTGATGATTAAGGCTTTTTTATCGCTAATTTCGTGTAGCATATTCAAAAAATCAGCATCTGTTAGCTCAACGTCTTGAACTTCATTATAATGTCTTAACCGAAAACATCGTTTACAGTAAACTTCTTGGTCTTCATCAATATTATTGATAACGGATTGCGGTAAAAATCCAGCTTTATTATCGTGTTCGGACTGTAGTACTGCACCACAACCGATACAGATCATATCAGTGTCGTTAGACTCGTTCATGGATTGAGTTCCTCCATTTCATATCAGGATCTTTTTTTATAAGGTAATTCATAATTTTCAGTTCGATAAATCGATTGAATCTAGTATTCCAAGCATCTGAATCTAGTATGGGTTTCACAAGCACACTTCGAATACCAGCATGATTAGCGCCTTTTATATCAGTTATAATTTGATCACCAACCATTAAGATTTCATCTTTCGTCATATCAAATTGCGCTTGAGCTTGTTTAAACCCTTTCTGAAGAGGTTTCATTGCGTTGGGGATGAAGTCAAGCTCTAGCAAAGTAGCTACTTTACCCACTCTTTTACGTTTATTATTTGAGATAATGACAACATGAATGCCACTTTTCTTCATCAATTCTATCCACTCTAGTGTTTCTTCCGTTGCTTCAGGATTATTCCATGCAATGAGCGTATTATCAAGATCTGTCAATACAACTTTTATGTTTTTTTTCTTCAACTGTTCAGGCGTAATTTGATAAATGGAATTGACCATCCAAGTTGGCTTGAAACTGTTTAGCATTCGCTTCTTCCTTTCCAATGAGATGAACCGTTCTCGTTGACGACTATTTATATATTACAGGCTCTCGCAGGAAGAGCATTGGCCTAATAAATGGGTTCTATAAATATTCAAAAAAATAGGAAGCACCGTTAAGCACTTCCTATGTGCATGACTTTAATCTTCAGTCGAAGTTGCTGGTTGTACGAGTTCTAAAATCTCAACAGCGACATAGTCAATGTTATCAAATTCATACGTCTGCGCACTTGTACGATCTTCCAATTCATACATGCGTGAGGCTTTGTCATAACGAACGATACATTGCTCCTTGCCGTCTTTTTCAAATCTTCTGACTTGGACTTCATCGCTTTCGTCTTCTCTCATCGCATCTAATCTTCTTATAATCGGTATAAGTTGGGATGGTTTCATCTGGTATTCCCCTTCCTGCTTGTCTTCTAAACTTTCACTTACTTATTTTACCAGATTTCCCTGTAAATTACAGTAAGAGAGCTGGTTCTTTTTCAAGATCTCACCTTAAATGATAAAAATAAAAGAATTCCCTACTTTTTTTCTCATAGTATGATAAAATGATTTCTAACAATCATTAGGAGGATCTTCATGGATATGACCAATTTGCACCAATTATTCAATGCCCAGACACAAGAAATCGAAATATCCGGAATACGATTATTTGACGAAAAAATTGCTTCTATAGATGGTTTGATTAAATTGACTTTAGGTCAGCCAGATTTCCCAACTCCTCAGCACGTTAAAGATGCAGGTATTGAAGCCATAAAGAATAATCTATCTTTTTACACAGGTATGGCTGGAGAATTACGCTTAAGAGAAGCTGTGGCCAACTTTATGAAAGTGAAGTACAACATTTCCTATGATCCTCAATCAGAGATTCTTTCAACTGTCGGCGCAACTGAAGCTTTGGCAGCATCCTTGCTCGCGATTTTAAACCCTGGAGATAAAGTACTGATCCCTTCTCCGTTCTTTTCACTATACGAGCCACTCGTCATTTTAGGGAAGGCTGAACCCGTTTATATCGATACTACTGGAAATGATTTTATTCTTTCACCGGAAATGATTCAAGAAGCGATGTCTATACATGGAGATAAAGTGAAGGCTATTATCTTGAATTATCCAACGAATCCTACAGGGGTAACTTGGAATCGCGAAGAAGTCATTGCAATCGCCAATACATTGAAACAATATCCTGATGTTTTTGCAATCAGTGATGAAATTTATAGCGAACTGGTTTATGAAGGTAGCCATATTTCTCTTGGAGAATATCTTTTTGATCAGACGATTGTTGTCAACGGTCTTTCAAAATCGCATGCTATGACCGGGTGGAGACTTGGATTCACTTTAGCTCCAAAAGCAATTACGCAACAAATTATTAAAGTTCATCAGTATCTTGTAACGAGTGCTTCCAGTATCACTCAATACGCTGGAATTGAAGCACTGGAAAACGGCATGGATGATGCTCTTCCCATGCGAGAAGAGTACAAGAAAAGAAGAGATTATATTTATGAAATCATGCATAGATTAGGGTTTGAAATTGCTAAACCAAACGGAGCTTTTTATATATTCGCAAAAATTCCTGAAGGTTATATCCAAAACAGCTTTGACTTTTGCTATGATCTAGCTCAAAAAGCTAAAGTTGGATTTATTCCTGGTGTTGCTTTCGGCAAAGCAGGAGAAGGTTTTGTTCGATTAAGTTATGCTTCCAGTATGGCTGAAATCGAAGAAGCTATGCACCGATTGACAAAATACATGGAACAACCATCAGTAAACTAGAAAAAAGCCAATCAGCACTGATTGGCTTTTTTCTATATATTAGTCTTTCCACCATAACTGAATTAAAGCTTGTGTGCCTTCATCTGCATGCCCAGCTTCTTTTAGTTGATCATAGAGTGCTTTAGCATTTTTTGTAGAAGGTAGATCTAGTCCCATTTTGTCAGCTTCGTCTAGAGCGATACCAAGATCTTTAATAAAATGTTTGACAAAGAATCCTGCTGAGTAGTCTTTTTTAAGAATACGTGGACCGTAGTTTTGAAGTGACCAGTTAGCAGCACTTCCTCCACCAACTGTCTTCAGCACTTTTTCCAGATTTAATCCAGCTGCTTTAGCGTAGACAAGTAATTCAGATAGTCCAGTCATCGTTCCGGCTATCATAATTTGATTAGCCATTTTAGTATGTTGACCACTTCCTGCTGCTCCTTGTAACTCAAGCGTTCCAGAAAACGTCATAAAAATAGGCTCAACTTGCTTGAAGGTTGATTCATCTCCACCTACCATAGTCGTTACTGTCCCATTTTTTGCCCCTAGATCGCCTCCAGAAACTGGAGCATCTAACGAGTGTACGTTCTTTTCTTTTGCCGTATCGTAAATTCTCTGAGCAAGAGATGGCTTACTCGTTGTCAGATCTACTAGGACAGATCCTTCGTTGACCCCTTCAAAAATTCCGTTTTCTCCATAGTAAACTTCTTCTACATCTTCAGGAAATCCTACCATCGTAAAAATCAGCTCACTAGATTTAGCAATCTCTTTTGGTGTTTCTTTCCATTGCGCACCATTATTAATCAGCTCTTCTGCTTTGCTTTTTGTACGATTATACACATTAACATGATAACCCGCATCCATTAGATGACCAACAATTGAAGCACCCATTACGCCAGTACCGATAAATCCGATTGTTTTCATACTATTCTCTCCCTTATAGAAATACTGATTACAGTATAGCACTCGTTCGACCTTAGTTCAGTTAGAATTTTCATTAATAAGCCATAAAAATAAAGCACTTCAAAAGACTTAACGTCTTCTGAAGTGCTTTTGTTTATTTTGCAGTATATTGTTCAACTAGTTTGATAACTTCTTCTGCTGAAGTGCATTCGTTAAGTGCTTTTTCACTTAATTCTTTCATCTCAGTTGAATCAAGTTCAGTTAATAGACTACGTGTTTTAAGAATGCTAGTTGCACTCATTGAAAACTCGTCAAGTCCAAGTCCAACAAGAATCGGCACAGCGATTTGATCTCCAGCCATTTCTCCACACATACCAGCCCACTTGCCTTCTTTATGCGCTGCATCAATAACATTCTTGATTAAGCGTAAAATTGAAGGGTTATATGGTTGGTACAAGTAAGAAACGCGTTCATTCATACGGTCAGCTGCCATTGTATATTGAATCAAATCATTCGTTCCAATACTAAAGAAGTCAACTTCTTTAGCAAACTGATCAGCTAAAACAGCTGCAGCTGGAATTTCAATCATGATACCAACTTGAATGTCATTAGAAACTTCAATACCATTTTCAACTAATTTTGCTTTTTCTTCTTCTAGAATGGCTTTCGCGCTTCTAAATTCAGGAAGAGTCGCAATCATAGGGAACATGATTCTCAAAGTCCCGTGAACTGACGCACGAAGTAAAGCACGTAGTTGTGTACGGAAAATCTCATCTTGATCCAAACTTACACGAATCGCTCTGTATCCTAAGAATGGGTTCATTTCATTAGGAAGTTCTAGATATGGAAGTTCTTTATCCCCACCAATATCCATCGTACGTACAACAACAGGTTTTCCATCCATGCCTTCTAGTACTGCTTTATATGCAGTATATTGTTCGTCTTCAGTAGGTAGTTCTTTTGAATCCATATAAAGGAACTCAGTACGGTATAAACCGATTGCTTCGCCACCATTTTCAGTTACACCATTTAAATCTTTAGGTGTTCCGATATTAGCAGCTAACTCAACATGTTTACCGTCTTTAGTTACACTTTTTTCGTCTTTCAAGCGTTCCCATTCAAGTTTTAAAGAAGCAAATTCTTCTGCTTTATCGTTGTAAGCTTTTTTAGTATCTTCAGAAGGATTAACGAATACATCGCCTTCCATTCCATCAACTACTAAAAAGTCACCTTCTGATACAAGTTCCGTAATGTTGTTTGTTCCTACAATTGCAGGAATTTCCAACGAACGAGCCATGATAGCAGAGTGAGACGTACGTCCACCAATATTTGTCACAAAAGCCTTTACAAATTCTTTATTTAACTGAGCAGTATCACTCGGTGTTAGATCTTCTGCAATGATAATAACTTCTTCATCAATAGTTGCAGGAGTTGGAAGTTTTACGCCAAGCAAGTGAGACATTACACGCTTACGCACGTCACGGATATCCGCTGCTCTTTCTTGCATATAAGGGTTATCTTCCATGCCTTCAAACATTGTAATGAACATGTCAGATGTTTTTTGAAAAGCAGCTTCTGCATTAACCTTTTCATCATTGATTACAGTGTTTGTTTGCTCTATCAAGTCAGGATCAGAAAGCACCATAGTATGTGCATCAAAGACTTGCGCCTCTTCTTCTCCAAGTGACTCAGCAGCAATTGATCGTATATTAGCAAGCTCTTCTTTAGCAGTATCAATAGCAGCCTGAAGACGAGTTACTTCAGATTCAACGTCTGAAATCGTCTTTTTCTCAAATGATAAATCAGGTTCTACTAAAAGATACGCTTTAGCTTGAGCGATACCATCACTTGCAGCAATACCAGATACTTGTGATGCCATTATTCAGCCATTCCCTCGTTTTTGATTGTTTGTTCGATTCCTTCGATTGCTTCAGTTTCATCTGCACCTTCAGCAGAGATTGTAACTTCTGCGCCTTGACCTACACCAAGTGACATAACACCCATGATAGATTTCAAGTTTACAGATTTACCTTTGTACTCTAAAGTAATATCTGAGTTATATTTGCTCGCAGTTTGTACCAATAAAGTTGCTGGACGTGCGTGAATACCTGTTTCTGCAGTTACGTTATAGTTGCGTTTTTCCATTGTAAGTTTCCCCTTTACAAATTTAATAGTTTTGAAAATAGTAAAATAACCGTTACCATATAATATACTCAAAAACAGTAAATTTAGGCATAATAAGTCAATTTTACCTTTCTTCCTATACAGATTACCACTTTTCTTAATTACCTACAACTATTTTTTACTATTTAGAGGTATTTATCACTTGAAAGTCAAAATAGGTCAGAGTATAATAAAAGATAGCGATAGGTCAAAATTGGTCAATGCGCTTTTTGCGGATATCTATCTGTGTAATTGATCACCAAAAATCAACTAATCTTTCCAACTGACCTTTTGCTTCTATCCTAGTATACTGTAATTACGATAAATAATAGAAAGGTCGTGACTAGAAATGATTTGTCAAAGATGCATGCAACGAAATGCAACCATTCATTTAACGACAAGTGTTAACGGAAAAAAACGTGAAATAGACTTATGTCAGAAATGTTATAGAGAAATTAAACAACAAGAGGAGCAAAGAAGAATGAATCAAGGAGCGGGACAAGATCCTTTCGGTTTTGGAAACTTCGATGATCTTTTCAAAGCTTTATCACAAAACAATACAGGACCACAAAATCCACAGACACCCCCTACTCAACAGAATTTTAGAGGTAATGGTCAACAACCTCCTCAAAATCCAAATCGTAGAGGTGGGCTTCTAGGCGAATACGGAGTAGATTTAACTCAAATGGCTAAAGAAGGAAAAATCGATCCTGTAATCGGCCGTGATAAAGAAATTGAGCGGGTTATTGAAATCCTTAACCGTAGAACTAAAAACAACCCTGTTTTGACAGGAGAAGCTGGTGTCGGTAAAACAGCTATCGTAGAAGGACTCGCGTTGAAAATTATTAATGACGACGTCCCACAAAAATTATTGAAAAAAGAAGTGATTCGATTAGATGTTGCTTCACTTGTTCAAGGTACAGGTATTCGTGGTCAATTTGAAGAGCGTATGCAGCAATTGATCAAAGAATTAAGAGATGATGATTCCATTATCCTATTTATCGATGAAGTTCATGAATTAGTAGGCGCTGGAACAGCTGAAGGCAGCAGCATGGATGCAGGCAATATCCTGAAACCAGCATTAGCTCGTGGCGAGCTTCAAATGGTAGGCGCAACAACATTAAATGAGTACAGAAAAATAGAGAAAGATCCAGCATTAGAACGTCGTTTACAGCCAGTCCGAGTGAGCGAGCCATCTCTTGAAGAAGCCGTCACTATTCTTAAAGGTATTCAAAAACAATATGAGGATTATCATCACGTTAACTATACGGATAAAGCTATCCAGAGTGCGGTTGAATTGTCTCATCGATATATACAAGACCGTTTCTTGCCAGACAAAGCCATCGATTTACTCGATGAAGCTGGATCTAAAAAGAACTTAACGATACGCACAATTGATCCTGAAGAAATTCAAGAGAAAATTGATGAAGCTGAAAAACAAAAACAAACCGCTCTTCAGCAAGAAGATTACGAAAAAGCAGCTTTCTACCGTGATCAAGTAACGAAACACAAAGAAATGATGAATCAGCAAACTCCAGAATCTGATTTGCCTGTTATTACTGAAAAAGATATGGTGCATATTATTGAACAGAAAACAGGTATTCCAGTCGGAGAACTGAAAGAAAAAGAACAAGAGCAATTAAGAGATCTCGATGATTCTCTTCGCAAACACGTTATTGGTCAAGATGATGCCGTTGAAAAAGTAGCTAAATCTATTCGAAGAAATCGAATCGGATTGAGACAAAAAAATAGACCAATTGGTTCATTCTTATTTGTAGGACCAACTGGTGTTGGTAAAACGGAATTAGCTAAAACATTAGCCTTGGAGTTATTCGGAAGTAAAGATTCATACGTTCGCTTAGATATGAGTGAATTTATGGAGAAACACAGCACTTCCAAACTGATTGGCTCTCCTCCTGGTTATGTAGGATATGAAGAAGCTGGACAGTTGACCGAAAAAATACGTCGAAATCCATATAGCTTAATACTCGTGGATGAAGTTGAAAAAGCCCACCCCGACGTTCTTCATATGTTCCTACAGATTCTGGATGATGGACGTTTAACAGATGCTCAAGGTCGTACCGTGAACTTTAAGGAAACCATTATCATTATGACAAGTAACGCTGGGACAACGAATGTTGAATCAAGTGTAGGTTTTGGTGCTCAAATCAGCGGACGTCAGCATTCACTTTTAAACAATCTAGGGGAATTCTTTAAACCAGAATTCTTGAACCGATTAGATGGTATTGTTGAGTTCCATTCATTATCCAAAGAACATTTGCTGGAAATCGTTACGTTGATGTTAGAAGATATTAATACAGCACTTAAACAACATAATATTACAGTTACAGTGGATGATGCTGCAAAAGAAAGATTAGTGGATCTTGGTTACGATCCTAAAATGGGTGCGCGTCCACTCCGTAGAGTGATTGAAGAGCAAATCGAAGATAAAGTTGCTGAGTTTTATCTAAACAATCCTCAAGTCGGAAATATTATGGCTACGGTAGACGATTCAAATTCAATCGTCATTACCCAATATTCTGAAGAATCTTCGACTCCATCCGAAACGATTGAAACAAAAAATGATGATTCTGAATCTTCTGAAGAAACAGATGAATAAGATATAAACACAAAAACGCACCTCCGTTCAAACTGCAATTGTGCAGTAACGGAGGTGCGTTTTCTATTTTATAGTAATGAAGTTAATTCAACTCCAGGATATTTGTCGCTGAACCATCTTTCTGCAAATTGATTTTCAAACAAGAACAACGGTCGATCAAAACGGTCTCTAACTAGCATATTTCTGCTAGATCCCATATTTTCATCTAGTTGTTCAGGATCAATCCATCGAGCGATTCTACTACCAATGGAAGTCATGACGACTTCAGAATTGTATTCATTCAGCATACGATGCTGGAACACCTCAAACTGCAATTGTCCTACTGCACCGATAATATATGTTTCCGTATGGAACGACTTATATAATTGAATCGCACCTTCTTGCACTAATTGATTAATTCCTTTGTGAAAAGACTTTTGTTTCATAACGTTTTTAGCTTCCACTTTAACGAATAATTCAGGGGTGAACTGAGGAAGACTTTCAAAATTAATTTCCTGTTTACCTTCATAGATCGTATCGCCTATCTGGAAGTTCCCAGTGTCATAAAGGCCAATAATATCTCCTGCTACAGCTCCTTTAACACTTTCTCTATTCTCAGCCATAAATTGAGTAGAATTAGATAGTCTCATTTTTTTATCTGTACGAGATAAAGTTACATCAATACCTCTTTCAAACTCGCCTGAACAAATTCGGACAAAAGCGATACGGTCACGATGTTTAGGATCCATATTAGCTTGTATTTTGAATACAAATCCTGAAAATTCTTCTTTAGTAGGTGCAACTTCGTTCCCATCTACATCCGTATGTCCTACAGGCGCTGGAGCAAATTGCAAGAACGTTTCTAAAAACGTTTGAACTCCAAAATTTGTCAAAGCTGAGCCAAAGAATACTGGTGTCAACTCTCCATCTAGAATCGCTTCTTTAGAAAATTCATTTCCTGCTTCTTTTAAAAGCAATGCTTCTTCAAGAACCTGATCATATAAACTTTCATTTTTTAAAGCATGTTCCTCTTCGATTTCTCCCTCTTCATTAAGTGGAATAAATCGATTCCCTTGATTTGATTCTTCTGGGCGGAACATTTCAATACGGTTATGGAACAAATCATATAGGCCAAGGAAGTTTTTCCCAGATCCAATCGGCCAGTTCATCGGGTAAGCATCAATTTCAAGAACCTCTTCAAGTTCTTCAACGAGTTCAAGCGGCTCTCTACCATCTCTATCCAGTTTGTTCATAAATGTAAAGATTGGGATACCCCGCATTCTACAAACTTTAAATAATTTTTTTGTCTGCTCTTCTATACCTTTGGCACTATCTACTACCATGACAGCAGCATCAACGGCCATCAATGTACGGTAGGTATCTTCAGAAAAATCCTCGTGTCCTGGAGTATCCAAAATATTGATTCTTTTTTCATCATAATCAAATTGCATAACCGAACTGGTTACAGAGATTCCACGTTGCTTTTCAATTTCCATCCAATCGGATTTTGCAAATTTACCAGATTTCTTTGCCTTAACAGTACCTGCTTGTCTGATTGCACCACCAAATAGTAGTAATTGCTCTGTGATGGTCGTTTTACCAGCATCCGGATGCGAAATAATCGCAAAGGTTCTTCTAGATTCTACTTCTTTTTTTAATTGTTTGTTTTCATTTACTTCTGTCGACATAGTAACTCCTTCTTCTATCAAGCATCATTAAGTTTATCTTATTCATTATTTCGTCAGTGTTATTTTCTTTTCTTTGTTGATTTTCAGTATATAAAGTAACACAGTTTTAATGATCGCAAAAACTGGAACACCAATCAACATCCCTAATAGTCCAGCAATATTGGCAGAAGCCAACAAGATCAAAATGACGGTAAGCGGATGAACGGAAAGTGACTTCCCTACTAGGAAAGGTGTAAACAGATTACCATCTAATTGTTGAACAATCAGAACAAATATCGCTGCAAGCACTGCTTTTCCTGGTGAGTCTATTAATCCTACTACGATAGCCGGACCAGCTCCAATGAACGGACCAACATAGGGAATAAAATTGGTGATTGCTGCAAATACTGACAAGAGTAAAGCGAAAGGAAACTGAGCAATTGAATACATGATGAATAGTAATATTCCAACAAGTAAAGAAGCCATCCCTTTTCCACTTATATAACTTGCAATCGTCTCGTTTATTTTCAATGCTAATTCTTTTGTATTTTTCTTGTATGGTTCTGGACTGATTTTTTCTAAATATCCTGGAAATCTATGACCGTCATATAGCATGTAAAATAAAATGACAGGTACTGTGATAAAGGTGAAAAAGAAATCAGTCAGACTTTGAAGGAAACTTCCTACACTGGTCATCATACCTCCTAAAAATCCTGATGATAGATTTCTGAGCCAAGTTTCGATATTCAGAAGAATTTCATTGAAATCCACCTGATCCATCCACGGCTCGTCCCCTAGTTTTCTAAAATAAAAATCTAGTTCATTTATAAAATCTGGAATCCCCGCAATTAAAGAACTCGTTTGTTCAATTAAGATAGGCAGACCTAGAAATACCGTCAGTACAACCAATCCCACTAAAAAAATCATAACGAGTGCGACTCCAAATATTCTTTTCACTCTTATTTTTTCAAGCCCTTTGACTATAGGGTTCAATAGATAAAATAAAAACCCTGCTAT
Coding sequences within:
- a CDS encoding peptide chain release factor 3, encoding MSTEVNENKQLKKEVESRRTFAIISHPDAGKTTITEQLLLFGGAIRQAGTVKAKKSGKFAKSDWMEIEKQRGISVTSSVMQFDYDEKRINILDTPGHEDFSEDTYRTLMAVDAAVMVVDSAKGIEEQTKKLFKVCRMRGIPIFTFMNKLDRDGREPLELVEELEEVLEIDAYPMNWPIGSGKNFLGLYDLFHNRIEMFRPEESNQGNRFIPLNEEGEIEEEHALKNESLYDQVLEEALLLKEAGNEFSKEAILDGELTPVFFGSALTNFGVQTFLETFLQFAPAPVGHTDVDGNEVAPTKEEFSGFVFKIQANMDPKHRDRIAFVRICSGEFERGIDVTLSRTDKKMRLSNSTQFMAENRESVKGAVAGDIIGLYDTGNFQIGDTIYEGKQEINFESLPQFTPELFVKVEAKNVMKQKSFHKGINQLVQEGAIQLYKSFHTETYIIGAVGQLQFEVFQHRMLNEYNSEVVMTSIGSRIARWIDPEQLDENMGSSRNMLVRDRFDRPLFLFENQFAERWFSDKYPGVELTSLL
- a CDS encoding AI-2E family transporter — translated: MINWKNSKIMFWTIWFLAVALLIFILQQIDFILNPILAILTSLFMPLLIAGFLFYLLNPIVKGLEKIRVKRIFGVALVMIFLVGLVVLTVFLGLPILIEQTSSLIAGIPDFINELDFYFRKLGDEPWMDQVDFNEILLNIETWLRNLSSGFLGGMMTSVGSFLQSLTDFFFTFITVPVILFYMLYDGHRFPGYLEKISPEPYKKNTKELALKINETIASYISGKGMASLLVGILLFIMYSIAQFPFALLLSVFAAITNFIPYVGPFIGAGPAIVVGLIDSPGKAVLAAIFVLIVQQLDGNLFTPFLVGKSLSVHPLTVILILLASANIAGLLGMLIGVPVFAIIKTVLLYILKINKEKKITLTK